In a genomic window of Flavobacterium sp. KACC 22761:
- a CDS encoding MoxR family ATPase translates to MDENSITENEITNENVNFETRINLTPLLEHVNAIKKEIETVIVGQHKMVDQLLVAILSNGHVLLEGVPGVAKTITAKLLAKTVNIDFSRIQFTPDLMPSDILGTSIFNLKSSEFEFKKGPIFSNLILIDEINRAPAKTQAALFEVMEERQITIDGSAYQLEAPFLVIATQNPIEQEGTYRLPEAQLDRFLFKIAIDYPKLNEEILIIQREHLLENHGKLEAIKAVLSAAEIKEYQALIKQIRVEQNLLEYIARIVVNTRENAFLYLGASPRASIAILNAAKGFAAIRGRDFVTPEDIKEAAIPVLQHRVIVAPEREMEGITSSEIIKQIIETVEIPR, encoded by the coding sequence ATGGACGAAAATAGCATCACAGAAAACGAAATCACAAACGAAAATGTGAATTTTGAAACCAGAATAAACTTAACGCCACTTTTAGAGCATGTAAATGCCATCAAAAAGGAAATAGAAACTGTAATCGTTGGGCAACATAAAATGGTCGACCAGCTTTTGGTTGCTATTTTGTCAAATGGCCATGTTTTGTTGGAAGGTGTTCCTGGAGTTGCCAAAACTATCACCGCAAAATTGCTAGCAAAAACGGTAAATATTGATTTTAGCAGAATTCAGTTTACACCAGATTTGATGCCGTCAGATATTTTAGGAACTTCAATTTTCAATTTAAAAAGTTCAGAATTTGAATTTAAAAAAGGACCTATTTTTTCTAATTTAATTTTAATTGACGAGATCAACCGTGCGCCGGCAAAAACACAAGCCGCTCTTTTTGAAGTTATGGAAGAGCGCCAAATTACAATTGACGGTTCGGCATACCAATTAGAGGCGCCATTTTTAGTAATCGCAACTCAAAACCCAATTGAGCAAGAAGGAACTTATCGCTTGCCAGAAGCGCAATTAGATCGTTTTTTATTTAAAATCGCAATTGATTATCCAAAATTAAATGAAGAAATCCTGATTATTCAGCGCGAGCATTTATTAGAAAATCATGGCAAATTAGAAGCTATAAAAGCGGTGCTTTCTGCTGCAGAAATCAAAGAATATCAAGCCTTGATAAAACAAATCAGAGTAGAACAAAATCTATTGGAATACATTGCCCGAATTGTAGTGAATACAAGAGAAAATGCCTTTTTATATTTAGGTGCTTCTCCTCGTGCTTCAATCGCTATTTTGAATGCCGCTAAAGGTTTTGCTGCCATCCGCGGACGTGACTTTGTTACTCCAGAAGATATCAAAGAAGCCGCTATTCCGGTTTTACAACATCGTGTAATCGTAGCGCCAGAAAGAGAAATGGAAGGAATTACAAGTTCTGAAATTATCAAGCAAATTATTGAAACCGTCGAGATTCCTAGATAA
- a CDS encoding DUF4350 domain-containing protein: protein MDRSIKIYLGVLVFIFGLILLTGKKEPKPIDWRPTFSVHDKIPYGLFVFNQEINKVLKNQKVERISTVTPYEYLDSKYNPDTLVEDYRIKGTFMNIANNGDIDEQSVKELFYFVSRGNSAFLSMRTFPQILLDSLNLTVKNDLKPVHNTTIWMANPKASKKKYIFKQAIEDYFSKIDTAETTVLGYQSTAKNEKHINFIKVNYNGGSFYLHTQPAAFTNFHLLRNNHYQYVENLLSQIPKGDVFWYTKGQNNETVSGSPLRYIFSQPALKWAYLFGIFGILIFIIFNAKRKQRIVPIVKPLANLTVDFTKTIGNLYYQEGDHTNIIDKKIIFFLEKMRNEYLIDTTKLDDDFIKKLQHKTGKNIADIQELVFLINEHRKSYHGSLEEDLIRINNAIEKVIH, encoded by the coding sequence ATGGATAGATCTATAAAAATTTACCTAGGAGTTCTGGTTTTTATTTTTGGCTTGATTTTGCTTACTGGCAAAAAAGAGCCAAAACCAATTGACTGGCGACCTACTTTTTCTGTACACGACAAAATCCCGTACGGACTGTTTGTATTTAATCAAGAAATCAATAAGGTTTTAAAAAATCAGAAAGTTGAACGAATTTCAACCGTAACGCCTTACGAATATTTAGATTCAAAATACAATCCAGATACTTTAGTTGAAGATTACAGAATAAAAGGCACTTTTATGAATATTGCCAACAACGGCGATATTGACGAGCAATCTGTAAAAGAGCTTTTTTACTTTGTGTCGCGTGGGAATAGTGCGTTTTTAAGCATGCGAACTTTTCCACAAATTTTGTTAGACAGTTTAAATCTGACAGTTAAAAATGATTTGAAGCCTGTTCATAATACGACAATTTGGATGGCAAATCCAAAGGCTAGCAAGAAAAAATACATCTTTAAACAAGCTATTGAGGATTATTTTTCTAAAATTGATACGGCTGAAACTACTGTTTTGGGTTATCAAAGCACAGCAAAAAATGAAAAGCATATCAATTTTATAAAAGTCAATTACAACGGCGGTTCTTTTTATTTGCACACGCAACCTGCGGCTTTTACAAATTTTCATCTGCTACGAAATAATCACTATCAATATGTTGAAAATTTGTTGTCTCAGATTCCAAAAGGAGATGTTTTTTGGTACACAAAAGGACAAAACAACGAAACGGTTTCAGGTTCTCCGTTGCGCTATATTTTTAGTCAGCCAGCATTAAAATGGGCTTATTTGTTTGGAATATTTGGAATACTAATTTTCATTATTTTCAATGCCAAACGAAAACAACGCATTGTTCCGATCGTGAAGCCATTGGCAAATTTAACAGTTGATTTTACTAAAACAATCGGAAATTTATATTATCAAGAAGGTGATCACACGAATATTATCGACAAAAAAATCATTTTTTTCCTTGAAAAAATGCGAAACGAATATTTGATTGACACCACAAAGCTTGACGATGATTTTATTAAAAAACTGCAACACAAAACAGGAAAAAACATTGCCGACATTCAAGAGCTTGTCTTTTTGATTAATGAACATCGAAAAAGTTATCACGGTAGTCTTGAAGAAGATTTGATCCGAATTAATAATGCAATCGAAAAAGTTATACATTAG
- a CDS encoding DUF4129 domain-containing protein, whose product MNKIFFILLFVFSCSFSNAQDSLVTEEPPKMASIKYTEKDIQIDSATVEPKTFEKKFKERYKGEDFVYEVKPPEKTLWDDFLEWLARLFSKIFTFSDHKSSVNFVAILFKVLAGLLVIVVIFLIVKALINKEGQWIFGKNSQKKNIYYSDIEKNIHLLDFEKLIAENIHSGEKRIAIRYYYLWLLKVMAQNNYIEWDIEKTNSDYLYEIKSPVHKEEFTYLSYLYNYIWYGEFEINEPIFLKAENRFKKAIKTFNHG is encoded by the coding sequence ATGAATAAAATTTTCTTCATTTTACTTTTTGTTTTCAGCTGCAGTTTTTCAAATGCACAAGATTCTCTTGTTACTGAAGAACCGCCAAAAATGGCTTCGATAAAATATACCGAGAAAGATATCCAAATCGATTCGGCAACAGTTGAACCTAAAACTTTTGAAAAAAAATTCAAAGAACGCTACAAAGGCGAAGACTTTGTTTATGAAGTAAAACCACCAGAAAAAACCCTCTGGGATGATTTTCTAGAATGGCTTGCCCGCTTATTCAGTAAAATTTTCACTTTCAGCGATCATAAATCGTCAGTAAATTTTGTAGCGATTCTTTTTAAAGTATTGGCAGGTTTACTAGTTATTGTTGTTATTTTCTTGATTGTAAAAGCTTTAATCAATAAAGAAGGACAATGGATTTTTGGCAAAAATTCACAAAAAAAGAACATCTATTATTCTGATATAGAAAAGAATATTCATCTTTTGGATTTTGAAAAACTGATTGCAGAAAATATTCATTCTGGTGAAAAAAGAATTGCGATTCGATATTATTATTTGTGGCTGCTAAAAGTTATGGCACAAAATAATTACATCGAATGGGATATTGAAAAAACCAATTCGGATTATTTATATGAAATCAAAAGTCCGGTTCATAAAGAAGAATTCACTTATTTATCTTATTTGTACAATTACATTTGGTACGGTGAATTTGAAATTAATGAACCCATTTTCTTGAAAGCCGAAAACCGATTTAAAAAAGCGATAAAAACCTTTAACCATGGATAG